DNA from Leptospira harrisiae:
TTGATTTTTTCATCCCCAGGAATAGATGTCACTACAGAACCATAATCATTTGGTTCATCTCTCATTTTTAGACTTGTGGATCGGACAAATCGTTTTTCACCCGTTGTTAATTCATCAGGATTTTCTTGTGGGTAAGAAATTTCTCCCGGTTGGACATTGTAAGATACAACTTCTGATGCACTTAAATATCCACCAAACACCCATCCGGTTCCATAGGCAGAAGATACTTGGTGCCACTGAGAAGTAATTCCATCGATGGTTTCTTCAGAACTACTGGAAGTTTCAATTTTGACTTTTTGGCCTTTGGGTAATCTTGCGACAACATAAGCATTGACATCTGGTTCTCCTCTCATGTTAAGAGAACTTGCTTCCACCCACATATCCTTTCCTTTTTTTGAATCAGAATCGTTTATGTTAGGTGTTCCTGCAATTCTACCAGAAAGGGAAGATAAATCCAAAGACAATCCATCTGTATTTCTAGATTTAACCGCAGGTTTGGTTGGAGAAAGTAAGTCTTGGGTAATGTAACCTTCTTGTTTGGATTTGGTTCGAACAAGAACCCAATGTGGTTTTTCTGTTTTTGCAGTGACATCCTGTTTTAAAACCATCACTACTTCTAACGTTTCTCCTCTTTTCACTTTTGTGGAAGAACGTAAGGAACGTTGATTCGAAGGTTCTAATTGCAGAAAAAAACTATCTCCTGCAATTGCAGAAAGTGATTTTGATTTTTTGTCTTTTGCACCGGGAGCCGCATTGTGATCCGAAATCCCTTCTGCTTGTTTTAAGTCAATTGGTGATGATGTGATTTTAAGTCCGGGGAATTTGTTTTGAACACGACTGACAAAGTCATTGTACTTTTGTAAGATCTCTTCTTGTTTTTTTTGGTTTGTGGAAACAAGTCCAGATTGCCTTTGTTTGTCTCTTTCCTCAAGCGAGGTTTGAGACAAAATAGGTAAGGAACAAAACAATAGAAAAATAGAGGTAAAAAAGATTTTCTGATTTTTCATAAAACAAACTATAAAAAACCAAAGAAAATGCGAATGGTCAAGGTTTTTTGTTTATTCTTCTTCTGGCAATAGGGGAGTCAAAAAGTAAGAAATAAATTCCAATTTTCCCCTCATTGAGGATTTTTCATAGATGGATGCCGTTTGGTTTTCGATGGTGCGAAGGCTTTTTTTCCGAACGGCAGCGATTTGTTTTTGAGAAAATCCTCGAAGTAGGAGTATGGCGATTTCTGTTTCCGCATCGGATAATTTCCATTCTTCCATTTGAGCTTTGGCTTCTGCCCAAAAACCCATCTCTGGGTTTTTTAAGATGCGATTTGTACGTTTTAAGTCATGGATTTGGGATTTGGCATGTATGTTTTCAACCGCTTCTGCCTTTAGTTCTTTATAAAGAATAAAGACCACGAGAAAGGATGAGATGGCGATGAAAGATTCTACTGTCGCAATGATGATACGAAATCGATCAAAGTATTCGGGTGGGTTTGTTAAGGTGAAAATTTCTTCAGCAATCCACACAATCAGCGATAAAACATAAAATGCTAAAAAAAGAATTCTTACCTTGCGGGTGTCCATATTTCTATCTAAACATTGCAACTAGTCCCTGTATAAGCAAGCGAGTTTCTTAGGTAATAACCACATTTGCGGGTATCCTCCATTGAAGAACAAAGGATCTTGTGAGACCCTTATGGCATGAGCTGTGGTATGTCAAAAGTTTGGATTCTTACTTTGGGAATTGTATTGGGAATTTACGGCTGTTCTCATTCAAAAAACTTTGAAACAAGATCTGAGTGTATGGACCGATGTGTTCGTGAACAATATGTCTGTGCTTTGGCAGTTGCGCCTCAATTGGACAATGCCACTGCCACAACAATTACATGTATAACAATGTATAAAATCTGTTATGATAAATGTCCCGTCCCTTCCACTAGCAGCACTTCTACGACAAGATACAGAAGTTCTACGGGGGGAGGTTCAGGAAACAATGGTGGAGGAAACTCTAGTTCAGGATCTGGTTCTTCGGGTGGAGGAAGTTAAATTAGGAACCAGTTTGTCTGTAGATGATTTTGGCACCAATTTGCAAATTTTTATATAAATCCAAGAAGATTTGGTTGGGGACCATACCCTCTAAATCTCTGGAAAATTCCGGACGAAGTCTTTTTAAAAAATACATTCCTAGTTCGCCTTTGTTTTTGGCTTTTATTTTCCCACGATATTCACATTCAAAAAAACGTTTCACTTTGTCGTATGTGGTTTCAGAAAGATTGATTTCACCCGCATCACCAGAACTTTCCATACGGCTTGCAATGTTTACGGTATCTCCCCAAACATCGTATGCAAATTTTGTTTTCCCTACAACACCTGCAACAACTGGACCAGTATGGATTCCAATTCGAATCTCCCAAAAATCCTGACCTAACATCTGTTTAAAGGATTTAATTTGTGTCATAAAGGATTTGATTTCCATAGCAAAAAGACAGGCATCTACTGGATGAGTGAAATTACCTTGTGGGATTCCTCCTGCAGCCATATAGGAGTCACCAATGGTTTTTAATTTTTCAAAATTATGACGGACTGCAATATCATCAAATTGAGAAAAACATCCATCCAGTTGTTCAATGAGATCCTCTGGAGATAATGATTCCGCTGCTAAGGTAAAATTTTTAAAATCTGTAAATAGAATGCTAACAGATTCATATTCCATTGGAACCACTTCACCTCTTTCGATCAGCTCATCAGCTAAATCTCCAGGTAAAATATTCCTAATGAAATGCAGTGTTTTTTCTCGTTCCTTTTCTAAGTCTCGCCTAAGATTTGCATTGTGAATAGCCCCAGCAACTTGTTCACAGAAGGATATGATTTCAGCAAATTCATCTTTGTTCCAGTCTTGTTCTCTGGTGAGACGTGTAACACAAATGATCCCAATTGTTTGTCCTTGGACCACAAGTGGAATTTGTCCAAACAACTCTAATTTAAAACTATCTACAATCGATGTATCGATGTTCGAAAGTTGTTTCCACTTACTTGATTTTTTTAAGTAAACAGGTTTTTGTTTTTCATACGTTCTGAAAAGAGAACCAATATTTGGTAAAAGAGTTGGTCGAAATGTTCTGAGGAAATTGGTAACAAGAAGTCCTTTGTTAAAAACTTCTGCACCTTCCATTAAAGGTACAAGAGAATTGGTTTTTGGGTCTACCAGTAAAATAAAACCAAGTT
Protein-coding regions in this window:
- a CDS encoding adenylate/guanylate cyclase domain-containing protein, with the protein product MIYLPFLIAILFVGILYGMYSLYKQKEDKENTIIVYQAEVKLLKEELEKKEKELINTKSISEEFSDKLVASYTQLSDLDGLLREINSASDLKDILKILGRYIREKFKVPHYLLYVYKEEWEALEFFHSNFPEELTEKVKEEIMGRKIPVSDSYVTMYAHAYVRKRKRSFYIQDFESYKTEGVELANKQSANLKSLLIVPLYLRNKFIGTLDLLDYSGIFELTEQQLNQIKIIADYIAGTIETGYLLNELKEGNTTIQKEKENIETNRLKLENLHRFNRKINSFSQIDDIVREVFSYLKINHRVELGFILLVDPKTNSLVPLMEGAEVFNKGLLVTNFLRTFRPTLLPNIGSLFRTYEKQKPVYLKKSSKWKQLSNIDTSIVDSFKLELFGQIPLVVQGQTIGIICVTRLTREQDWNKDEFAEIISFCEQVAGAIHNANLRRDLEKEREKTLHFIRNILPGDLADELIERGEVVPMEYESVSILFTDFKNFTLAAESLSPEDLIEQLDGCFSQFDDIAVRHNFEKLKTIGDSYMAAGGIPQGNFTHPVDACLFAMEIKSFMTQIKSFKQMLGQDFWEIRIGIHTGPVVAGVVGKTKFAYDVWGDTVNIASRMESSGDAGEINLSETTYDKVKRFFECEYRGKIKAKNKGELGMYFLKRLRPEFSRDLEGMVPNQIFLDLYKNLQIGAKIIYRQTGS
- a CDS encoding peptidoglycan DD-metalloendopeptidase family protein — encoded protein: MKNQKIFFTSIFLLFCSLPILSQTSLEERDKQRQSGLVSTNQKKQEEILQKYNDFVSRVQNKFPGLKITSSPIDLKQAEGISDHNAAPGAKDKKSKSLSAIAGDSFFLQLEPSNQRSLRSSTKVKRGETLEVVMVLKQDVTAKTEKPHWVLVRTKSKQEGYITQDLLSPTKPAVKSRNTDGLSLDLSSLSGRIAGTPNINDSDSKKGKDMWVEASSLNMRGEPDVNAYVVARLPKGQKVKIETSSSSEETIDGITSQWHQVSSAYGTGWVFGGYLSASEVVSYNVQPGEISYPQENPDELTTGEKRFVRSTSLKMRDEPNDYGSVVTSIPGDEKIKIIDSKKEIETIGGVRSRWIYVSWNDEWEGWVFGGFVSKERGPLVDNDDISKYFQIPVDNDRYVSSNFGTRVDPVTGKVGAFHSGIDLPASIGTPIKAVSDGKVWRTITTSGGYGMLTILSHKNNIFTYYAHQNERQVKEGDSVRSGDIIGQVGNTGKSTGPHLHFEVRKGPDQQALDPDAYLPK
- a CDS encoding helix-turn-helix transcriptional regulator, encoding MDTRKVRILFLAFYVLSLIVWIAEEIFTLTNPPEYFDRFRIIIATVESFIAISSFLVVFILYKELKAEAVENIHAKSQIHDLKRTNRILKNPEMGFWAEAKAQMEEWKLSDAETEIAILLLRGFSQKQIAAVRKKSLRTIENQTASIYEKSSMRGKLEFISYFLTPLLPEEE